In Pseudomonas fluorescens, the following are encoded in one genomic region:
- a CDS encoding MOSC domain-containing protein, with translation MLRLSALYRYPLKSAKGETLQAIGLDKLGLDGDRRWMLVDEASGRFLTQRAVAQMSQLSALWNAEGGLTLSAPGHSPIDIALPGNDAELRGVTIWRDTLRVPDAGDEAGAWVSQFIGKPTRLVQVPLDRARMTEAGYGKDDDQVAFADGYPLLLIGQASLEDLSQRVGRPLEMLRFRPNLVIEGSAAFAEDGWKRIRIGEVEFRVVKSCSRCILTTIDPQTGERSDDREPLATLQKYRSQADGAMFGQNLVNDGNGRLEVDMPVEILE, from the coding sequence ATGTTGCGTCTGAGCGCGCTGTATCGTTATCCGTTGAAGTCCGCCAAGGGCGAGACCTTGCAAGCGATCGGTCTCGATAAACTCGGGCTGGACGGCGATCGACGCTGGATGCTGGTGGATGAGGCCAGTGGACGCTTCCTGACCCAGCGTGCGGTGGCGCAGATGAGCCAGTTGTCGGCGCTGTGGAATGCCGAGGGTGGCTTGACCCTTAGCGCGCCCGGCCATTCGCCGATCGACATTGCCTTGCCTGGTAACGATGCAGAGTTGCGTGGAGTGACGATCTGGCGCGATACCTTGCGAGTCCCCGATGCAGGCGATGAAGCAGGGGCCTGGGTCAGCCAGTTCATCGGCAAACCGACACGCCTGGTGCAGGTGCCGCTGGATCGGGCGCGGATGACGGAGGCTGGCTACGGCAAGGATGACGATCAGGTGGCGTTCGCCGATGGCTATCCGCTGTTGTTGATTGGTCAGGCCTCTCTCGAGGATTTGTCGCAACGGGTCGGGCGTCCGTTGGAGATGCTGCGTTTCCGGCCGAACCTGGTGATTGAAGGCAGTGCAGCGTTCGCCGAGGACGGCTGGAAGCGTATCCGTATCGGCGAGGTCGAGTTCCGCGTGGTCAAGTCCTGTTCACGCTGCATCCTGACCACCATCGACCCGCAAACCGGGGAGCGCAGCGACGACCGCGAACCGTTGGCCACCTTGCAGAAATACCGTTCCCAGGCGGACGGCGCAATGTTCGGCCAGAACCTGGTCAACGACGGCAACGGTCGACTGGAAGTCGACATGCCGGTGGAGATCCTCGAGTAA
- a CDS encoding transcriptional regulator, whose protein sequence is MVNVEQLKNSVNRMSADVVREAVLELRLDGLVTEGKTPFNKTHFNTCFAEIEALFQRAGYHRQLDVVGYQGLLYALYDPARWEAVDVLRWLKEYTEAAAHTQIPA, encoded by the coding sequence GTGGTCAATGTCGAACAGTTGAAGAACAGCGTGAACCGGATGTCCGCAGACGTCGTGCGCGAGGCTGTCCTTGAGTTGCGTCTGGATGGTCTGGTGACCGAGGGGAAAACACCCTTCAACAAAACGCATTTCAATACCTGTTTCGCAGAAATCGAAGCCTTGTTTCAACGCGCGGGTTATCACCGGCAACTCGATGTCGTGGGTTATCAGGGACTGTTGTACGCCCTGTACGACCCCGCTCGCTGGGAGGCGGTCGATGTACTGCGCTGGCTCAAAGAGTACACCGAAGCGGCGGCGCACACACAGATCCCGGCTTGA
- the mobA gene encoding molybdenum cofactor guanylyltransferase MobA produces the protein MTTNSQLPPCSILLLAGGRGQRMGGRDKGLLDWHGEPLIAHLHRKTRPLSDDLIISCNRNLEKYAPYADQLVHDDEGDFPGPLAGIRAGLKAARHSHLLVLPCDVPGIDAALIDNMRETANLHPDKPLMVRHDDHWEPLLCVIPVLHRAAFENAWNEGERSPGRLMRKLGATALQCPDKDPRLANLNTPELLSGHDTVSD, from the coding sequence ATGACCACGAATTCACAATTGCCACCCTGCTCCATTCTGCTCCTGGCGGGCGGCCGCGGCCAACGTATGGGTGGTCGGGACAAAGGGTTGCTGGACTGGCATGGCGAACCGCTGATTGCGCATCTGCATCGCAAGACCCGTCCGCTGAGCGATGACCTGATCATCTCCTGCAATCGCAACCTTGAGAAGTACGCACCCTACGCCGACCAGTTAGTCCACGATGATGAAGGTGACTTCCCCGGGCCGCTGGCCGGTATTCGCGCAGGCCTGAAAGCGGCTCGCCATAGCCATCTGCTGGTCTTGCCCTGTGACGTTCCGGGCATTGATGCGGCGCTGATCGACAATATGCGCGAGACCGCCAACCTGCATCCGGACAAGCCGCTGATGGTTCGACATGATGACCACTGGGAACCGTTGTTGTGCGTGATTCCTGTTCTACACAGGGCAGCTTTTGAAAATGCCTGGAACGAAGGTGAGCGCAGCCCTGGCCGGTTGATGCGCAAGCTCGGCGCAACCGCGCTGCAATGCCCCGACAAAGACCCTCGGCTGGCCAACCTCAACACACCGGAACTTTTAAGCGGTCATGACACTGTGTCAGACTGA
- a CDS encoding exonuclease domain-containing protein has translation MPHWLVIDLEATTDEGGWPVTDMEIIEIGATLVDRKGRELDQFQRFVRPVRRPLLTPFCRELTHITQANIDIAQPLGEVWPAFERWLGQHHTRLEGWASWGDYDRKQLLQDWQQLGLASMLANVPHMNLKQRFAKARRLERPRGLNGALQLAGLQFNGQQHRALEDARNTARLLPLVLPL, from the coding sequence ATGCCTCACTGGCTGGTCATTGATCTGGAGGCCACCACCGATGAAGGGGGTTGGCCCGTAACGGATATGGAAATCATTGAAATCGGCGCCACCCTGGTGGACCGCAAGGGGCGTGAACTGGACCAGTTCCAGCGCTTCGTCCGCCCCGTGCGGCGGCCGTTGCTGACGCCGTTTTGCCGCGAGCTGACGCACATCACCCAAGCCAATATTGATATCGCACAACCGCTGGGCGAAGTCTGGCCGGCGTTTGAACGCTGGCTCGGCCAACATCACACGCGACTTGAGGGCTGGGCCAGTTGGGGCGATTACGATCGCAAACAACTGCTTCAGGATTGGCAGCAGCTGGGACTCGCCAGCATGCTGGCCAACGTGCCGCACATGAACCTCAAACAGCGTTTTGCCAAGGCCCGACGACTGGAGCGCCCGCGGGGATTAAACGGCGCGTTGCAACTGGCCGGCTTGCAGTTCAACGGCCAACAACACCGGGCGCTGGAAGATGCGCGCAATACCGCACGCCTGCTGCCGCTGGTTCTGCCGCTTTAG
- a CDS encoding sensor histidine kinase codes for MHASLKSIAMWPPSRAYARTFTLLLCACSTLGSLLVYGLSIPLPLSLLVLSVATLTSVAVQYCLSRKSIKFQPQELADRLLQVQENERHRLSRELHDDIGQLLTAAKLQSDWLKRRMPEELQEQCSVLCDTLEETLAKVRDVSAILNPRQLTSLGLEASLRAHLLKTLANTPVHWSLECQQRLTGIPEEMAVAAFRITQEAVTNILRHAQAKNLLVCLQRLPQGLKLQISDDGQGFAPATDPVREGQRGMAGMSERIDQLGGTLSVTSEPGKGTQIEALFPWAPRALERASSNKVMH; via the coding sequence ATGCACGCCAGCCTCAAGTCAATCGCCATGTGGCCACCTTCCCGAGCATATGCACGCACATTCACGCTGTTGCTATGCGCCTGCTCGACCCTCGGCAGCCTACTGGTTTATGGCTTGTCCATTCCGTTGCCCCTGTCGTTGCTGGTGCTCAGCGTTGCGACGCTGACCAGTGTTGCCGTGCAGTACTGCCTCTCGCGCAAATCCATCAAGTTCCAGCCTCAGGAACTGGCTGACCGGCTGTTGCAGGTTCAGGAAAACGAGCGTCACCGGCTGAGCCGGGAACTGCATGACGACATCGGTCAATTGCTGACCGCCGCAAAACTGCAAAGTGACTGGCTCAAACGCCGGATGCCCGAAGAACTCCAGGAACAATGCTCGGTCCTCTGCGACACGCTGGAAGAAACCCTGGCCAAAGTTCGTGACGTATCCGCCATTCTCAATCCCCGGCAGTTGACCAGCCTTGGGCTGGAAGCCAGTCTGCGGGCACACCTGCTCAAGACCCTGGCCAACACCCCGGTGCACTGGAGCCTGGAATGCCAGCAGCGCCTGACCGGCATACCGGAGGAAATGGCCGTGGCCGCTTTCCGTATCACCCAGGAAGCGGTCACCAACATCCTGCGACATGCCCAGGCCAAAAATCTGCTGGTGTGCCTGCAGCGCCTGCCCCAAGGCCTGAAGTTGCAGATCAGCGATGATGGCCAGGGCTTTGCGCCCGCAACAGACCCTGTTCGTGAAGGGCAGCGCGGTATGGCCGGGATGTCGGAACGGATCGATCAACTGGGCGGCACATTGAGCGTTACCAGCGAGCCGGGCAAAGGCACTCAAATCGAAGCTCTTTTTCCCTGGGCGCCCCGTGCGCTCGAACGGGCCAGTTCGAATAAGGTTATGCATTGA
- the glp gene encoding gephyrin-like molybdotransferase Glp, which translates to MNPVGKPGKAGSLMPVEQALARLLEMAEASRIVERERLPLAQVQGRVLAEDLVSTLDLPPWPNSAMDGYALRMADWTGEPLVVSQKVFAGQAPDPLQPGTCARIFTGAPVPAGADCVEMQENAEVQADERVRFTEALTQGRNIRPQGQETTVGELILPAGTQLGPIEQGLAASLGCAELEVVRKVRVAVLSTGDELIEPGQTLGPGQIYNSNRVLLCSWLQRLGCEVVDAGILPDNLETTRSRLGELKDVDLILSTGGVSVGEADFLGIALREEGELTLWKLAIKPGKPLTFGHFRGVPVIGLPGNPASTLVTFALLTRPYLLRRQGVKEVEPLKVQVPAGFDWLQPGNRREYLRARLENGRATIYKNQSSGVLRSAAWADGLVEVLEGRTLVQGESVYFIPLSEVLS; encoded by the coding sequence GTGAATCCCGTGGGTAAGCCTGGCAAGGCTGGCAGTCTGATGCCTGTCGAGCAGGCGTTGGCGCGCTTGCTGGAAATGGCCGAGGCTTCGAGGATTGTCGAGCGCGAACGCTTGCCGTTGGCGCAGGTACAGGGGCGTGTACTGGCTGAAGATCTGGTGTCGACGCTTGATCTGCCGCCCTGGCCCAACAGTGCCATGGACGGTTATGCCTTGCGCATGGCTGACTGGACGGGAGAGCCGTTGGTGGTCAGTCAGAAGGTGTTTGCCGGCCAGGCACCCGATCCGTTGCAGCCAGGAACCTGTGCGCGCATTTTCACCGGGGCGCCTGTTCCCGCCGGTGCCGATTGCGTCGAGATGCAGGAGAACGCCGAGGTTCAGGCCGATGAGCGAGTACGTTTCACTGAAGCCTTGACCCAAGGTCGGAACATCCGTCCGCAAGGCCAGGAAACCACCGTCGGCGAGTTGATTCTGCCAGCAGGTACGCAACTGGGGCCGATCGAGCAAGGATTGGCTGCTTCCTTGGGATGCGCTGAGTTGGAGGTGGTTCGCAAGGTGCGTGTGGCGGTGCTGTCAACCGGTGACGAATTGATTGAGCCGGGGCAGACGCTGGGGCCGGGACAGATCTACAACAGCAACCGGGTGTTGTTGTGTAGCTGGCTGCAGCGTTTGGGTTGTGAGGTCGTCGACGCGGGAATTCTGCCGGACAATCTGGAAACCACTCGCTCCCGATTGGGTGAGTTGAAGGATGTCGACCTGATCCTCTCGACCGGTGGCGTATCGGTAGGGGAGGCTGATTTTCTGGGCATCGCCTTGCGCGAAGAGGGCGAACTGACGTTGTGGAAACTCGCCATCAAGCCGGGTAAACCGCTGACGTTCGGGCATTTTCGCGGTGTACCTGTGATTGGCTTGCCGGGCAATCCTGCATCGACCCTCGTGACCTTTGCCTTGTTGACCAGGCCCTATCTCTTGCGCCGTCAGGGTGTAAAAGAAGTTGAGCCGCTGAAGGTGCAGGTGCCGGCAGGGTTTGACTGGCTCCAACCCGGCAACCGGCGTGAGTATTTGCGCGCACGGCTGGAAAACGGCAGGGCGACGATCTACAAAAACCAGAGTTCCGGTGTGCTTCGCAGCGCTGCCTGGGCTGATGGACTGGTAGAAGTCCTGGAAGGTCGCACGCTGGTTCAGGGCGAAAGCGTTTACTTCATTCCGTTGAGCGAAGTCCTGAGCTGA
- a CDS encoding glutaredoxin family protein produces MPPECQLFGTLGCHLCEVAEAMLMEFVERGLLVELVDIADDETWFAAYSLRIPVLRRVDTGAELGWPFSADQVVAFLG; encoded by the coding sequence ATGCCTCCCGAATGTCAGCTGTTCGGCACCCTTGGATGCCATCTCTGTGAAGTAGCCGAAGCCATGTTGATGGAGTTCGTCGAGCGCGGCCTACTGGTGGAATTGGTGGATATCGCCGACGATGAAACGTGGTTCGCCGCTTACAGCCTGCGTATTCCGGTGTTGCGGCGAGTCGATACCGGTGCTGAACTGGGCTGGCCGTTCAGTGCCGATCAGGTGGTGGCGTTCCTGGGTTAA
- a CDS encoding YgdI/YgdR family lipoprotein, whose product MTQRTLATFMLALGLATLAGCASPTVITLNDGREIQAVDTPQFDKDSGFYEFEQLDGKQTRINKDQVRTVKEL is encoded by the coding sequence ATGACTCAACGGACCCTCGCCACTTTCATGCTCGCACTCGGCCTCGCCACCCTCGCCGGTTGCGCATCGCCTACAGTGATCACCTTGAATGACGGTCGCGAAATCCAGGCCGTCGACACGCCACAATTCGACAAGGATTCCGGTTTCTACGAATTCGAACAGCTCGATGGCAAACAGACCCGCATCAACAAAGATCAGGTTCGTACCGTCAAAGAGCTGTAA
- a CDS encoding response regulator transcription factor, which yields MTCNLLLVDDHSLIRAGVRALVMDLPGYAVIGEASDGSQLLEMVEHLSPDIVLLDISMRQTGGLEALQQLKRVRPQSKVLILSMHTDPALIMQALESGAHGYLLKDTTATELEQALEALRNNERYLSPAIAHTVITQALTRNQKHQPEPADSHNLTARQLEILRLIVRGKSTREIANGLGLSVKTVETHRSQIMKRLQIYDVAGLVLFAVREQIISLDD from the coding sequence TTGACTTGTAATTTACTACTGGTGGATGACCACTCGCTGATCAGGGCTGGCGTGCGCGCCCTGGTAATGGATCTGCCCGGCTATGCCGTCATCGGTGAGGCCAGTGACGGCTCACAGTTGCTGGAAATGGTCGAGCATCTGTCCCCGGATATTGTCCTGCTGGATATTTCGATGCGCCAGACCGGCGGCCTCGAAGCCTTGCAGCAGCTCAAGCGAGTGCGCCCGCAGAGCAAGGTCCTGATCCTCTCGATGCACACCGACCCGGCCCTGATCATGCAGGCGCTGGAGTCCGGAGCCCATGGCTACCTGCTCAAGGACACCACGGCGACTGAGCTCGAACAAGCACTGGAGGCGTTGCGCAACAACGAGCGCTATTTGAGCCCAGCTATTGCCCACACGGTGATCACTCAGGCGCTGACCCGAAACCAGAAACACCAGCCAGAACCTGCCGACTCGCACAACCTGACGGCACGTCAGCTGGAAATCCTGCGGTTGATCGTTCGCGGAAAATCCACCCGAGAGATCGCCAACGGCCTGGGGCTGAGCGTCAAGACCGTCGAAACCCACCGGTCGCAGATCATGAAGCGCCTGCAGATCTACGATGTGGCCGGCCTGGTGCTGTTTGCCGTGCGTGAACAAATCATCAGCCTTGATGACTAG
- a CDS encoding pyrimidine/purine nucleoside phosphorylase, protein MFKVNEYFDGTVKSIAFGTAEGPATIGVMAPGAYEFGTSQREIMHVVSGALTVKLPDSSDWETFAAGSQFNVPANSKFQLKVAVDTAYLCEYRG, encoded by the coding sequence ATGTTTAAAGTCAACGAGTACTTCGACGGCACCGTCAAGTCGATCGCCTTTGGCACCGCAGAAGGTCCGGCGACCATCGGCGTCATGGCTCCGGGCGCCTACGAATTCGGCACCAGCCAGCGTGAAATCATGCACGTGGTCAGCGGCGCATTGACCGTCAAACTGCCAGACAGCAGCGACTGGGAAACCTTCGCCGCCGGCAGCCAGTTCAACGTGCCGGCCAACAGCAAGTTTCAGCTGAAAGTCGCCGTCGACACCGCTTACCTGTGCGAATACCGCGGCTAA
- a CDS encoding pseudouridine synthase: MSTSSFSAAHSQASTLYLPPGPWQTVVDCLCEHFSAIGREQWLDRIARGRVLDGQGMPIALDLAYREGLRIHYFREVPDEKPIPVIESILYADEHLVVADKPHFLPVTPAGEYVEQTLLRRLIRRLDNPHLVPLHRIDRHTAGLVLFSANPQTRSAYQSLFPTRQIEKRYEAIAKALPDLAFPLVHKSRLVDGEPFFRMQEGPGASNTETAVDVREKQGDLWRYGLYPVTGKKHQLRVHMAALGAGICNDPFYPEVLKDAQDDYANPLKLLAQGLKFIDPVTGQAREFESEITLQW, from the coding sequence ATGTCCACTTCTTCTTTTTCCGCGGCACACAGCCAGGCCAGTACGCTCTACTTGCCACCTGGCCCGTGGCAGACCGTTGTCGATTGCCTGTGTGAGCATTTCAGCGCTATCGGTCGTGAACAATGGCTGGACAGAATCGCCCGTGGTCGGGTCCTTGATGGGCAGGGTATGCCGATTGCCCTCGATCTGGCCTACCGGGAAGGTTTGCGGATTCATTATTTTCGCGAAGTGCCGGATGAAAAGCCGATCCCGGTGATCGAGTCGATCCTGTACGCGGACGAGCATCTGGTGGTGGCCGACAAGCCACACTTCCTGCCCGTGACGCCGGCTGGCGAGTACGTCGAACAGACGCTGCTCAGGCGCTTGATCCGGCGCCTGGACAATCCGCACCTGGTGCCATTGCATCGCATAGACCGGCACACCGCGGGGCTGGTGCTGTTTTCCGCCAATCCGCAGACTCGTTCGGCTTATCAGTCGTTGTTTCCAACCCGGCAAATCGAAAAGCGCTACGAGGCCATCGCAAAGGCGTTGCCTGACCTTGCTTTCCCGTTGGTGCATAAAAGCCGACTGGTCGATGGCGAACCGTTCTTCCGCATGCAGGAGGGCCCGGGAGCCAGCAACACCGAGACTGCAGTCGACGTCAGGGAAAAACAGGGGGATCTCTGGCGTTATGGTCTTTACCCGGTGACGGGCAAGAAACATCAGCTGCGGGTACATATGGCAGCGTTGGGCGCAGGTATCTGCAACGACCCGTTTTACCCCGAGGTGCTCAAGGATGCGCAGGATGACTACGCGAATCCTTTGAAACTGCTGGCTCAGGGGCTGAAATTTATCGATCCGGTCACAGGCCAGGCGCGAGAGTTCGAGAGTGAAATCACCCTGCAATGGTGA
- a CDS encoding acetyl/propionyl/methylcrotonyl-CoA carboxylase subunit alpha, with the protein MPGLKKILIANRGEIACRIQRTAQALGYRTVAVFSDADADALHVRMADEAVNIGPAPVQQSYLNIQAILDAARRTGADAIHPGYGFLSENAGFALACRDAGITFIGPSPEAIELMGSKRLSKIAMIEAGVPCINGYQGAGQDDATLSREAERIGYPLMIKASAGGGGRGMRLVHNASDLLEQIRTARSEALNGFGSGELILEQALVEPRHVEIQLFGDRHGNLIYLGERDCSVQRRHQKVIEEAPCPVMTAELRQAMGEAALKAGRAVKYVGAGTVEFLLDARGQFYFLEMNTRLQVEHPVTELITGLDLVAWQLSIAEGQPLPLRQEQVQLKGHAMEVRLYAEDPTQAFLPQTGLVVAWEPALQDGVRIDHGLIEGQLISPFYDPMLGKLIAHGATREEARRKLLRAVQDSVLLGLQSNQRLLASLLEHPQFASGDFSTGFIPQHFADHACLHSETPSAHHLAIAAALFYQAAAQAHPALLCGWRNNASVPLHYRIGLEDQDWPVALQAIPGQPMRVQVAERSLELKIIHSDGRWATLEIEGVRQRHAYRLEAGRLWLFTRPGSLQFVDRTQAQVTGQASVSSGTLKAPMDGAIVDVLVNEGSQVTKGQLLVVLEAMKMEHPLKSGIDGVLKRLQVKVGDQVKNRQILLEVE; encoded by the coding sequence ATGCCCGGACTCAAAAAAATCCTCATCGCCAACCGCGGCGAAATCGCCTGTCGCATACAGCGCACGGCCCAGGCGCTGGGCTATCGCACGGTCGCCGTGTTCAGCGACGCCGACGCCGATGCACTGCACGTGCGGATGGCCGACGAGGCAGTCAACATCGGCCCGGCCCCGGTGCAACAGTCTTATTTGAACATCCAGGCCATCCTCGACGCAGCCCGGCGCACGGGCGCGGATGCGATCCATCCGGGCTACGGTTTCCTCTCGGAAAACGCCGGGTTTGCCCTTGCCTGCCGGGATGCCGGCATCACCTTTATCGGCCCCAGCCCCGAGGCCATCGAACTGATGGGCAGCAAGCGCCTGTCGAAGATCGCCATGATCGAAGCCGGCGTGCCGTGCATCAACGGTTATCAAGGCGCCGGGCAGGACGATGCCACCCTGAGCCGCGAGGCCGAGCGCATCGGCTATCCGCTGATGATCAAGGCCAGCGCTGGCGGCGGTGGACGCGGCATGCGCCTGGTGCACAACGCCAGCGACTTGCTGGAACAGATTCGCACCGCGCGCTCCGAAGCCCTGAACGGTTTTGGCAGCGGTGAACTGATTCTCGAACAGGCACTGGTCGAACCCCGTCACGTCGAGATCCAGTTGTTCGGTGACCGGCATGGCAACCTGATTTACCTCGGCGAACGTGATTGTTCGGTGCAGCGCCGGCATCAGAAAGTCATCGAGGAAGCACCCTGCCCGGTGATGACCGCTGAGCTGCGCCAGGCCATGGGCGAAGCGGCGCTCAAGGCCGGACGAGCGGTGAAGTACGTCGGCGCGGGCACCGTGGAGTTTTTGCTGGATGCGCGCGGGCAGTTTTATTTCCTGGAGATGAACACCCGACTGCAAGTGGAGCACCCGGTGACCGAACTGATCACCGGGCTGGACCTGGTGGCCTGGCAGTTGAGCATCGCCGAAGGGCAACCGCTGCCCTTGCGCCAGGAACAGGTGCAACTCAAGGGCCATGCCATGGAAGTACGCCTGTATGCCGAAGACCCGACCCAGGCTTTCCTGCCGCAAACCGGTCTCGTCGTGGCCTGGGAACCGGCATTGCAAGACGGCGTGCGTATCGACCACGGCCTGATCGAAGGCCAGCTCATCAGTCCCTTCTACGACCCGATGCTCGGCAAACTCATCGCCCACGGTGCCACCCGCGAAGAAGCCCGGCGCAAATTGCTGCGGGCGGTACAAGACAGCGTGCTGCTGGGGCTGCAAAGCAATCAACGCCTGCTTGCCAGCCTGCTGGAGCACCCGCAGTTCGCCAGCGGTGATTTCAGTACCGGTTTCATCCCGCAGCATTTCGCCGACCACGCCTGCCTGCATTCCGAAACCCCAAGCGCGCACCACTTGGCCATCGCCGCCGCCCTGTTCTATCAGGCTGCAGCACAGGCTCACCCGGCCCTACTTTGCGGTTGGCGCAACAACGCCAGCGTGCCGCTGCACTATCGCATCGGCCTTGAAGATCAGGACTGGCCGGTGGCGTTGCAGGCGATCCCGGGCCAGCCTATGCGCGTTCAGGTCGCCGAGCGCAGCCTCGAACTGAAGATCATCCACAGCGACGGACGCTGGGCCACCCTCGAAATCGAAGGCGTTCGCCAACGCCACGCTTATCGCCTGGAGGCCGGGCGTCTCTGGCTATTTACCCGGCCGGGTAGCCTGCAGTTCGTGGATCGCACTCAGGCGCAGGTCACCGGCCAGGCCAGTGTCAGCTCCGGCACCCTCAAGGCACCGATGGACGGGGCGATTGTTGACGTCCTGGTCAACGAAGGCAGCCAGGTGACCAAGGGCCAACTGCTGGTGGTACTGGAGGCGATGAAAATGGAGCATCCATTGAAGTCGGGCATCGACGGTGTACTCAAACGCTTGCAAGTCAAAGTCGGGGATCAGGTGAAAAACCGGCAGATACTGTTGGAGGTCGAATAA
- the moaB gene encoding molybdenum cofactor biosynthesis protein B encodes MKAKADVPFAPLNIAVLTVSDTRTLETDTSGQVFVDGLTAAGHYLAARVLLKDDLYKIRAQVANWIADDVVQVVLITGGTGFTGRDSTPEAVGCLLDKQVDGFGELFRQISVADIGTSTVQSRALAGLANGTLVCCLPGSTNAVRTGWHGILAEQLDSRHRPCNFVPHLKQAAPCESRG; translated from the coding sequence ATGAAAGCCAAGGCTGATGTACCTTTCGCACCGCTCAATATTGCAGTGCTGACTGTCAGCGATACCCGCACACTGGAAACCGACACCTCAGGTCAGGTCTTTGTCGACGGCTTGACCGCTGCCGGTCATTACCTGGCAGCCCGGGTGTTGCTCAAAGATGACCTCTACAAAATTCGCGCGCAAGTCGCCAACTGGATTGCCGACGATGTCGTGCAGGTGGTGCTGATCACCGGCGGCACCGGTTTTACCGGGCGTGATAGCACGCCGGAAGCCGTCGGCTGCCTGCTGGACAAACAGGTCGATGGATTTGGTGAGCTGTTCCGCCAGATCTCGGTTGCCGATATCGGCACCTCGACCGTTCAGTCCCGGGCGTTGGCCGGTCTGGCCAATGGCACGCTGGTTTGCTGCTTGCCGGGCTCGACCAATGCCGTGCGCACCGGTTGGCACGGCATATTGGCCGAGCAGCTGGATTCGCGGCATCGCCCGTGCAATTTCGTGCCTCATTTGAAACAGGCAGCGCCTTGTGAATCCCGTGGGTAA
- a CDS encoding chemotaxis protein CheV, whose amino-acid sequence MAGILDTVDQRTQLVGENRLEILMFRLAGRQLFAINVFKVQEVLQLPKLTLMPQRHPFVCGVVNLRGQTLPVIDLSQAIGMRPLVPGPGSTIIVTEYNRSVQAFLVGGVDRIVNMNWEAILPPPSSAGRQHYLTAISKVDDQLVEIIDVEKVLAEIVPYNAKVSRDKLEDPVLERARGREVLLVDDSNVALAQLRDTLGQLGVKMHIASDGLKALNMLKAWADTGVDMTEKLLMVFTDAEMPEMDGYRLTTEIRNDPRLRGLYVVLHTSLSGSFNDSMVKKVGCDNFLSKFQPDKLVDVVRQRLMLDEVPA is encoded by the coding sequence ATGGCCGGCATTCTCGACACGGTAGACCAACGCACGCAATTGGTGGGTGAGAATCGCCTGGAAATTCTCATGTTCCGGCTCGCCGGACGGCAATTGTTCGCGATCAACGTCTTTAAAGTGCAGGAAGTCCTGCAGTTGCCAAAGTTGACGCTGATGCCGCAGCGCCATCCTTTTGTGTGCGGCGTGGTCAACCTGCGTGGCCAGACCCTGCCGGTAATCGACCTGTCCCAGGCCATTGGCATGCGCCCGTTGGTGCCGGGGCCTGGCAGCACGATTATCGTCACCGAGTACAACCGTTCGGTTCAGGCCTTCCTGGTCGGTGGCGTGGACCGGATCGTCAACATGAACTGGGAAGCCATTCTGCCGCCCCCGAGCAGCGCCGGCCGCCAGCACTACCTGACGGCCATCAGCAAGGTCGATGATCAACTGGTGGAAATCATCGACGTCGAAAAGGTCCTGGCCGAAATCGTCCCGTACAACGCCAAGGTCTCCCGCGACAAGCTCGAGGATCCGGTGCTGGAACGCGCCCGTGGCCGAGAGGTGCTGCTGGTGGATGACTCGAACGTGGCCCTGGCGCAATTGCGCGATACCCTCGGACAGCTCGGCGTGAAGATGCACATCGCCAGCGACGGGTTGAAGGCCTTGAACATGCTCAAGGCCTGGGCTGATACCGGCGTGGACATGACCGAAAAACTGCTGATGGTCTTCACCGATGCGGAAATGCCGGAAATGGATGGCTATCGCCTGACCACCGAAATCCGCAACGACCCGCGACTGCGCGGCTTGTACGTGGTGCTGCACACTTCGCTGTCCGGCAGCTTCAACGACTCGATGGTGAAAAAGGTCGGCTGCGACAATTTCCTCTCCAAGTTCCAGCCGGACAAACTTGTCGACGTGGTGCGCCAGCGCCTGATGCTTGACGAAGTGCCGGCCTAA